The nucleotide sequence ACATTGAGGAGATAGATCACAAGCGGAATGGTTTGCAGACTGTATTTGCCAAATTTATGGAAGAGAAACATTCCATTACGTACAGGAAGCTTGTGGTTCCTCAGTCAATGAGAAGCATATACTGGAAGTTCTTCGGATTTCCTGCAGATGACGATGGAGAAATTCTGACCAGAGTTAAAATAGTTTGCTTGCTGTGCAAGACTCAAATCGCTTACAATAGGAATACTAGTAACTTAAGGATGCACCTGCAGAATAAACACGTTCAAGAGTTGCATGAGCTGGAAGCGCTCAGTCCACCCAAGAAACAAACCATCACTCCAGAGAGTAAAGAGAGGAGAGCACAAAAGAGAATGTTGAAAGCAGCCATGGCATCCAGTTCACAGCATATATATACCACTAATGCCGATGGCACAGTGCAAATAGGTGGAGACATTCAGTTTGTGACTGATCCAAGTGTGGCTTTTCCTGAACAGTGCATGGAGGAAGACATGACTGTAAACATTAACAAACCGTTAAAGTTTGTCATTAAGGATGGTACTATTGATAATGTTTCCACCACTAGTAATCAGAATATGACTTTTATGCTGTCTGaagaccagcagcagcagacttCCTCAAATAACAAGTCAGTTTCAGAAGCTATAGTAGAATTCTTAATAATAGATTTGCAACTGCCTGAAATTGTACAAGAGCAAGGTTTCCAAAGACTCATAGCTACTCTGAAGTCCCCATGTCAGATACCTAGTAAAAATTCATTGGAAGAAGAGATCATACCTACAACCTACAACACATTCAGGGAAACAATACTGTCCAACATTTCTTCTTTAACAAGCGAAGTAAGCTTAGCAGTGGAAGAGTGGACGTCTAATTTTGGTGAAAGCTTCTTTTCCTTTCTCATCTACTACCAAAGTCCAGGTGAAGCTGTCTTGGAATCAAAGATTTTGTGTACAATTCATGGACCTAGAGATTGGGATGAGCTGCAGTGGGGAACTGTTTTGGATATTATAATGAATGAATGGTGCATCAAGTTGGAGAAAACAACTGCTGTCATTGCATCAACCACAAGGTCACAGTTAACAAATGCTTTGATTACCAGAGGTTTGACTGTGGTTCCTTGCTTACTGCACTCTCTTCAAGTTTGTGCACAgacaatttttgaaaatgatgAAGTGAGCAAAGTCTTGACCAACTGTAGATCAATTATTGGAGCCATTGCAAGTAATGCTGAAGCAACTAATGCTTTTGCTGTGCAAGAACAACTTCTTGGGGTAACAGGATCTTTGCATACCtatcgcgtgtgtatatatatatatatgtatatttgataaatatattaattttccaTTATCATTCACAGTTGGAAGAAAATATGATGATAATGGACTATCCAAATGTCTGGACGTCAACATACACAATGCTTCAGCAAATGATTCCTCGTAGAGAAGTGATTACAATGATTCTCAGCAGTATGGACGGGATCAATGAAAATGTATTAGATTTAAATGATGAGCAGTGGCAGATCATCAATGATCTTGTTGAAGTTCTTGAACCTTTTAAAGTAACCATCATAACGCTAAGCGAGGAGAAAATGCCTTTGATTTCTCTGTTAAAGCCATTGCTTTGGCAGCTGGTGTCGGCGCATCTGAAGGTAAAAGAAGAAGATTCTGCTACCGCGCGAGCTTTTAAGGAATCGTTGTCGGATATGTTATGCCATCATTACTCAGATCCTAATGTTAGTTTGTTGTTGCAAATCGCGACAACCTTGGACCCTAGGTACGATAAAATGAAATCTTTTTCTTATACTTTTGAATGAGTTCGTatataaattgttaaaaaaaaaaataaaaatttattttagatttaaagAGGTACCTTATGCTACAGacgaagataaaaaaatgGTAGCAACGCCTATAAAAGAGATGCTTACAAAACTCATAGAAGAAAACGAAGATTCGAGTGAAAGTCAAAAAGACTGTGTGCAGGTCGTTAAAAAAAGTCGAATATCAGGTAAAAGCTTTTGCAATCTCTTTGGTATgcaatatttttcttaaagaaatatttaaaacgcATAATCCTTTTTAGGAATGGAATTGCTTCTTGGTGGTCTTCGCCCCAATAAACGAGGAATGACCACCGAAGAAAAAGCGAATCTCGAACTCGCTCAGTATCAATCAGAAGCAACTGCTCCATTGGACAATTGTCCACTTCAGTGGTGGGCAAAGGTCTCGGCAAAGTGTCCCAATCTCGGTAGTATAGCTAGCCGTTACAATTGTGTTCCGGTTTGCTGCCCGCCACCTTCTAGGATACCCGCCGACGTACAAATGGCTTACAATGCTAAAAGAGCCGCATTGCCACCTCATTTGGTCGACAAGATGTTGTTTCTGCACGCGAATCATAATTTAGTGTGAGAGTAGTGCAGCGATTAACAGAGAGACAAAAAGATTGATTTTTAGTACaatattactgaaaaaatgcTTTGTTTCTTATGGAATCTGGCATGAAGAAACATTCAGAAAGAGTAGGAATTAAAATAGTACTAAAGTCAGTTTTAGTACTCTGATACTCTGAAATcatgtaaatttaaaatcaaaatgctGCCGATTTTGAGAATGTGTAAAAAAAGGTATAAAACATTAGAGGTGTACATAAAGGCACCGATGTTGTCtttatttaatgattttatgTACATTAGTacgaaaaaatgtatgattcTTGAATTGTATTCTAAGACCATTCTTAGAATTAgattgtacatacatatacatatttagTATTTTGCGAATCACTAtcacttttaaattttgacatttttcaccgttttaataaaacgtaaaatatttaattactttgaaaatatgtaaaataGTTGAAtcaaatttcatattttactGATGTATAATCTATGCAGTTAGGTGACGATATTGAAtgatgaaaatattgaaagaaAGTTTAGGTCTTAAGGCTCATAACTCATTGTAAATACGTCATAcataaaatatcaattttgCTTATACACATTTAGATTATTTGTAAAAGGGGTTATTCCTTTTTAATATCATG is from Nasonia vitripennis strain AsymCx chromosome 1, Nvit_psr_1.1, whole genome shotgun sequence and encodes:
- the LOC100678264 gene encoding zinc finger BED domain-containing protein 1 isoform X1 translates to MDTEFLVVHKTEMMESEQGMNSSELETGVDIIEQEQDIEEIDHKRNGLQTVFAKFMEEKHSITYRKLVVPQSMRSIYWKFFGFPADDDGEILTRVKIVCLLCKTQIAYNRNTSNLRMHLQNKHVQELHELEALSPPKKQTITPESKERRAQKRMLKAAMASSSQHIYTTNADGTVQIGGDIQFVTDPSVAFPEQCMEEDMTVNINKPLKFVIKDGTIDNVSTTSNQNMTFMLSEDQQQQTSSNNKSVSEAIVEFLIIDLQLPEIVQEQGFQRLIATLKSPCQIPSKNSLEEEIIPTTYNTFRETILSNISSLTSEVSLAVEEWTSNFGESFFSFLIYYQSPGEAVLESKILCTIHGPRDWDELQWGTVLDIIMNEWCIKLEKTTAVIASTTRSQLTNALITRGLTVVPCLLHSLQVCAQTIFENDEVSKVLTNCRSIIGAIASNAEATNAFAVQEQLLGVTGSLHTYRLEENMMIMDYPNVWTSTYTMLQQMIPRREVITMILSSMDGINENVLDLNDEQWQIINDLVEVLEPFKVTIITLSEEKMPLISLLKPLLWQLVSAHLKVKEEDSATARAFKESLSDMLCHHYSDPNVSLLLQIATTLDPRFKEVPYATDEDKKMVATPIKEMLTKLIEENEDSSESQKDCVQVVKKSRISGMELLLGGLRPNKRGMTTEEKANLELAQYQSEATAPLDNCPLQWWAKVSAKCPNLGSIASRYNCVPVCCPPPSRIPADVQMAYNAKRAALPPHLVDKMLFLHANHNLV
- the LOC100678264 gene encoding zinc finger BED domain-containing protein 1 isoform X2 gives rise to the protein MDTEFLVVHKTEMMESEQGMNSSELETGVDIIEQEQDIEEIDHKRNGLQTVFAKFMEEKHSITYRKLVVPQSMRSIYWKFFGFPADDDGEILTRVKIVCLLCKTQIAYNRNTSNLRMHLQNKHVQELHELEALSPPKKQTITPESKERRAQKRMLKAAMASSSQHIYTTNADGTVQIGGDIQFVTDPSVAFPEQCMEEDMTVNINKPLKFVIKDGTIDNVSTTSNQNMTFMLSEDQQQQTSSNNKSVSEAIVEFLIIDLQLPEIVQEQGFQRLIATLKSPCQIPSKNSLEEEIIPTTYNTFRETILSNISSLTSEVSLAVEEWTSNFGESFFSFLIYYQSPGEAVLESKILCTIHGPRDWDELQWGTVLDIIMNEWCIKLEKTTAVIASTTRSQLTNALITRGLTVVPCLLHSLQVCAQTIFENDEVSKVLTNCRSIIGAIASNAEATNAFAVQEQLLGLEENMMIMDYPNVWTSTYTMLQQMIPRREVITMILSSMDGINENVLDLNDEQWQIINDLVEVLEPFKVTIITLSEEKMPLISLLKPLLWQLVSAHLKVKEEDSATARAFKESLSDMLCHHYSDPNVSLLLQIATTLDPRFKEVPYATDEDKKMVATPIKEMLTKLIEENEDSSESQKDCVQVVKKSRISGMELLLGGLRPNKRGMTTEEKANLELAQYQSEATAPLDNCPLQWWAKVSAKCPNLGSIASRYNCVPVCCPPPSRIPADVQMAYNAKRAALPPHLVDKMLFLHANHNLV